One region of Chitinophaga varians genomic DNA includes:
- a CDS encoding GNAT family N-acetyltransferase, translating into MNTNQYIIRKEKISDIPQIDHVTRSAFLSAAHSSGTEPLIIHALRASGQLTLSLVAEENGTLTGHVAISPVEISSRENGWFGLGPVSVVPERQGAGIGTALIKAALAALEQLPAKGCVVLGDPAYYGRFGFKADARLRYPEAPAEYFQVLAFDGIVPTGEVQYHASFYVTE; encoded by the coding sequence ATGAATACAAACCAATATATCATCAGAAAAGAAAAAATATCCGATATCCCGCAAATAGATCATGTAACCCGGTCAGCATTCCTATCTGCGGCCCATTCCAGCGGTACTGAGCCGTTGATCATCCACGCGCTGCGCGCCAGTGGACAGTTAACGTTGTCACTGGTGGCGGAAGAAAACGGTACGTTGACCGGCCATGTCGCCATTTCTCCGGTGGAAATATCTTCCAGGGAAAATGGCTGGTTCGGTCTGGGACCGGTGTCTGTTGTGCCCGAACGGCAGGGGGCCGGCATCGGCACGGCGCTGATCAAAGCGGCGTTGGCGGCATTGGAACAGCTGCCGGCAAAAGGCTGTGTGGTATTGGGAGACCCGGCGTACTACGGCCGGTTTGGTTTTAAGGCTGATGCACGGCTGCGGTATCCGGAAGCGCCGGCGGAGTATTTCCAGGTATTGGCGTTTGACGGAATAGTGCCTACGGGTGAGGTGCAATACCATGCATCTTTTTATGTCACAGAATAA
- a CDS encoding SEL1-like repeat protein, producing MSHRIYLYNLDNEVNRPAPETAVDGTLESMLPVIGGHDGHSITLMEWKYEFPFFLHPLFAGRPYLGIPVYNGQNGGLYADAPAGISALKRLYDFIDIHAGVLTDDPAAFRDAKENIFNFLENKAGHDSFHLDAWDVFNMSDEPHEEQAAELLKQIKDTNAAIEAAIAANDPLLLNECPDVQHNPYHFKTFRDFFSTSAYGYGWDVIQSGYYEAEEEDSNQIAFTENGLTGLKVDGQVVIPAAYDEVFIFPENEDFAIVSREGKWGYVNRQGQLVSGLAYDEAYDVVSGQALVKSGTQMYIVVPGNALPANGYDDIFYLSETPLLYIVGREERYGVVDAAGNQLLPMVFAQDIELSDFSGVQIISARHSDTNKSHYYTAGFTRIGDDSIDEVQWGGTCKDDSLLLFIRYKPSKQCGLFSPEGKELLPIIYDELEVLMGGTVVVRQGRNSGIYSLNKGWQVPLSPIEIESIGEYACLLTQNGKTGLFVSQHDVIIPPAYDVIAREFTWHDTNEWDTLAVNADGAFSIHHDGGVTSLTTADISAILGEDTRYRYSEEMLDALARLAGDDLPADLLHERGSAALEAQQYEEAVRLFKAAADKGSKDAMSDLGYIYEAIEGYTDDIAAFEWYARGVAAGSPHAANGLGNCYQYGTGTSPDIRKALELYQQAASQHVPYAHYNLGMLYYEGIKVPKDDQQALKHFVYASRLGIDCYNYVGTLFEVAEDYKNAVDAYRSGIKNKDEYCAFNMARLYELGQGVKTDARKALSHYMKAVELGMDDALLELRRMYLYNEDVKDETRARQYEQQARDAGLDIPG from the coding sequence ATGTCGCACCGTATCTACCTCTACAACCTGGACAACGAAGTAAACCGCCCCGCTCCGGAAACTGCGGTTGACGGCACTTTGGAAAGTATGTTGCCTGTTATCGGCGGCCATGATGGCCACAGCATCACGCTGATGGAGTGGAAGTATGAATTTCCTTTTTTCCTCCATCCTTTATTTGCCGGTCGCCCTTACCTGGGCATTCCCGTTTACAACGGGCAAAACGGCGGCCTCTATGCCGATGCCCCGGCAGGCATTAGCGCACTGAAAAGGCTATACGATTTCATCGATATCCATGCCGGCGTGCTCACCGATGATCCGGCAGCTTTCCGGGATGCTAAAGAAAACATCTTTAATTTCCTGGAAAATAAAGCCGGTCATGACAGCTTCCACCTGGATGCGTGGGACGTGTTCAACATGAGCGATGAGCCCCATGAAGAACAGGCTGCAGAACTGCTGAAGCAGATCAAAGACACCAATGCCGCCATAGAAGCGGCTATTGCCGCCAATGATCCGCTGCTGCTCAACGAATGCCCTGATGTGCAGCACAACCCTTATCACTTCAAAACCTTCCGGGACTTTTTTAGTACCAGCGCCTATGGTTACGGTTGGGATGTCATCCAGTCGGGCTATTATGAGGCTGAAGAAGAAGATTCCAACCAGATAGCATTCACTGAAAATGGGCTCACCGGCCTGAAAGTGGACGGTCAGGTGGTGATACCTGCGGCATACGACGAAGTATTTATCTTTCCGGAAAATGAAGACTTCGCGATCGTTAGCCGGGAAGGCAAATGGGGCTATGTAAACCGGCAGGGGCAACTGGTTTCCGGATTGGCCTATGATGAGGCGTACGACGTGGTTAGCGGTCAGGCCCTGGTAAAATCAGGTACGCAGATGTATATCGTTGTACCGGGGAATGCTCTCCCGGCTAACGGCTACGATGATATCTTTTACCTTTCTGAAACACCGTTGTTATATATCGTGGGCAGGGAAGAGCGCTATGGCGTCGTTGACGCCGCAGGCAACCAGCTCCTGCCCATGGTGTTCGCGCAGGACATTGAACTGTCAGACTTCTCGGGGGTACAGATCATTTCCGCACGCCATTCCGATACCAATAAAAGTCACTACTATACAGCCGGCTTCACCCGCATCGGCGATGACAGCATCGACGAAGTACAATGGGGCGGTACCTGCAAGGACGACTCCCTCCTTCTTTTCATCCGCTACAAACCCAGCAAACAATGTGGTCTTTTTAGCCCGGAAGGAAAGGAATTGCTACCGATCATCTATGATGAACTGGAGGTGCTAATGGGTGGGACCGTCGTGGTACGACAGGGCAGGAACAGTGGTATCTATTCCCTGAATAAAGGCTGGCAGGTCCCGTTGTCTCCCATAGAAATTGAATCCATCGGAGAATATGCCTGTCTGCTTACGCAAAACGGTAAAACAGGGCTGTTCGTAAGCCAACATGATGTGATCATACCACCGGCCTATGATGTGATTGCCCGGGAATTTACCTGGCATGATACCAATGAATGGGACACTCTTGCAGTTAATGCTGACGGCGCGTTTTCCATCCATCACGACGGCGGGGTAACCTCGCTGACAACGGCCGATATTTCAGCCATACTGGGTGAAGATACACGTTACCGTTATTCGGAAGAAATGCTGGATGCCCTTGCCCGGCTGGCCGGCGACGACCTTCCGGCAGACCTGTTGCATGAAAGAGGATCTGCGGCGCTCGAGGCACAGCAATACGAAGAGGCGGTACGTTTGTTTAAAGCGGCTGCCGATAAAGGCAGCAAAGACGCGATGAGCGACCTGGGTTATATCTATGAGGCTATCGAAGGTTACACCGATGACATAGCCGCATTTGAATGGTACGCCCGTGGCGTGGCGGCCGGTTCACCCCATGCTGCCAACGGGCTCGGCAACTGCTATCAGTATGGCACCGGCACCTCTCCCGACATTCGCAAAGCGCTGGAACTATACCAGCAAGCAGCGTCACAGCATGTACCCTACGCACATTACAACCTGGGTATGTTGTACTATGAAGGTATTAAAGTGCCGAAAGATGATCAGCAGGCGCTAAAACACTTCGTATATGCGAGCAGGTTAGGTATTGATTGTTATAACTACGTAGGTACGCTCTTCGAAGTGGCCGAAGACTATAAAAACGCAGTAGACGCCTATCGCAGTGGCATTAAAAACAAAGACGAATACTGCGCCTTCAATATGGCCCGGCTTTATGAACTGGGACAAGGTGTAAAAACAGACGCCCGTAAGGCACTCTCCCACTATATGAAAGCCGTGGAGTTGGGAATGGACGATGCACTCCTGGAACTGCGCCGCATGTATCTCTACAACGAAGACGTAAAAGACGAAACACGGGCACGCCAGTACGAACAACAGGCCCGCGATGCCGGACTGGACATCCCCGGATGA
- a CDS encoding alpha/beta hydrolase codes for MQTYNRQVNANVQAYLESVNSRHSSTPATLEAFRQATLDAMPVWSGEKTPLYQVLQQQVNTHVSVAIYRPGPGILPAVLYFHGGGWVRGSVATHDWLCRNLAAQSGAIVVSVEYRLSPEHVFPAALDDGYDALLWLMDNAASLDIDAQRIAIGGDSSGGNIAIATLLRARDAGIGLAAQLLVYPPVEARFDTGSYNTYAEGYHLTRQTMQQCWQAYTGQEENARHPLAAVVRNDFRGLPPALIIAAECDPLRDDGRQLAGRYREDGVVVRYSLYPGTIHPFFLMPALLPEAREAQREAALFLRDMLQ; via the coding sequence ATGCAGACGTACAACAGGCAGGTCAATGCAAATGTACAGGCTTATCTGGAAAGTGTAAATAGCCGCCACTCTTCCACACCGGCAACACTGGAGGCTTTTCGGCAGGCAACGCTGGATGCGATGCCGGTATGGAGCGGGGAAAAAACACCACTCTATCAGGTTTTACAACAACAGGTCAACACTCATGTGAGCGTTGCTATTTACAGGCCCGGACCGGGCATACTGCCGGCAGTGCTCTATTTCCATGGCGGCGGGTGGGTACGTGGCAGCGTAGCCACACATGATTGGTTGTGCCGTAACCTGGCCGCACAATCCGGCGCTATCGTCGTTTCAGTGGAATACCGGCTGTCCCCCGAACATGTATTTCCCGCCGCGCTGGATGACGGCTACGATGCGTTATTATGGCTGATGGACAATGCCGCCTCACTGGACATCGACGCGCAGCGTATAGCCATTGGCGGTGACAGCTCCGGTGGCAATATCGCTATCGCCACCCTGCTGCGTGCCAGGGACGCGGGTATTGGCCTTGCAGCACAACTGCTTGTCTATCCTCCTGTGGAAGCCCGATTTGATACCGGCTCGTATAACACGTATGCAGAAGGTTATCACCTCACCCGTCAAACAATGCAGCAGTGCTGGCAGGCATATACGGGCCAGGAAGAGAATGCACGTCATCCACTGGCCGCTGTGGTCCGTAATGATTTCAGGGGACTGCCCCCGGCGCTGATCATCGCAGCGGAATGTGACCCGCTGCGCGATGACGGCCGGCAACTGGCCGGTCGGTACCGGGAAGATGGTGTTGTTGTCCGTTATTCACTGTATCCGGGCACGATACATCCTTTCTTCCTCATGCCGGCATTGTTGCCGGAAGCGCGGGAAGCGCAGCGGGAAGCAGCGCTGTTTTTACGGGACATGCTACAATAA
- a CDS encoding GNAT family N-acetyltransferase, which translates to MTMHTLYKSNSIIVREFLPEDLDLFLTLLEDPEVTRYLPAVTPERYKQLFATALEDYSKGLFSRWGIWDAVTNDFIGTCLARPFVEVPGQLEIGYTLAKAYWGKGIATAVSRALVEYCFTHTSVRDVVALTHLENIGSQKVLIKAGFSRAPHNIVRDQKEAAYFVLRRPE; encoded by the coding sequence ATGACCATGCATACACTGTACAAAAGCAACAGTATTATTGTCCGCGAATTTTTACCGGAAGACCTGGACCTGTTCCTGACCCTGTTGGAAGACCCGGAAGTGACACGTTACCTGCCTGCCGTTACGCCGGAACGCTATAAACAACTGTTTGCCACGGCGCTGGAAGACTACAGCAAAGGCTTGTTCAGCCGCTGGGGCATCTGGGACGCGGTGACCAACGATTTTATCGGCACCTGCCTGGCACGGCCTTTTGTGGAAGTGCCTGGCCAGCTGGAGATTGGCTATACGCTGGCGAAAGCATACTGGGGCAAAGGTATCGCCACCGCGGTAAGCAGGGCGCTGGTGGAATATTGTTTTACGCATACTTCCGTTCGGGATGTGGTAGCACTGACACACCTGGAGAATATCGGTTCACAGAAAGTGTTGATAAAAGCCGGCTTTAGCAGGGCGCCGCATAATATTGTGCGTGACCAGAAAGAAGCGGCTTATTTTGTGTTGCGCCGGCCGGAATAA
- a CDS encoding DUF4180 domain-containing protein, protein MTLAIHETGTVRIAEVISDKILINNPEEALQLIVDVHYQDFDKMMIHEKNIIPGFFDLKTGIAGEVLQKFINYHMQLSIIGDFEKYPGKSIRDFIYESNKGRHISFVPTVEQALEKLRK, encoded by the coding sequence ATGACCCTGGCTATTCACGAAACCGGTACCGTACGCATTGCTGAAGTGATTTCAGATAAAATACTGATCAACAACCCCGAGGAAGCATTGCAATTAATTGTTGATGTACACTACCAGGATTTCGATAAGATGATGATACATGAAAAGAACATCATACCCGGTTTCTTTGACCTGAAAACCGGTATCGCCGGTGAAGTGCTGCAAAAGTTTATTAACTATCATATGCAACTGAGCATTATCGGCGATTTCGAAAAATATCCCGGCAAGAGCATCCGTGATTTTATTTATGAAAGCAATAAGGGCCGGCATATTAGTTTTGTGCCGACAGTGGAGCAGGCGCTGGAGAAGCTACGAAAATAA
- a CDS encoding winged helix-turn-helix transcriptional regulator, which translates to MPEFIVDNKVFYNPVEFALHHIGGTWKIPILWRLREKVLRYGELKNEIPHITHKMLTTQLRELETLGMIERTVFPVAPPKVEYRLTDKGKEALPVIGMLIQYGYDLMDKAGVDYPKKK; encoded by the coding sequence ATGCCCGAATTTATTGTTGATAACAAAGTTTTTTATAACCCGGTGGAGTTTGCGCTCCATCATATTGGTGGTACCTGGAAGATACCGATACTGTGGAGGTTGCGGGAGAAAGTGCTGCGTTATGGGGAGTTGAAGAATGAAATTCCACATATCACGCATAAGATGCTGACCACTCAGCTGAGGGAGCTGGAAACGCTGGGTATGATTGAACGGACTGTTTTCCCTGTGGCGCCCCCAAAGGTAGAGTACCGGCTCACTGACAAAGGAAAGGAGGCGCTGCCGGTCATCGGTATGCTGATACAGTATGGCTATGACCTGATGGACAAAGCAGGGGTTGATTATCCCAAAAAGAAATAA